Proteins encoded in a region of the Synechococcus sp. BIOS-U3-1 genome:
- a CDS encoding AI-2E family transporter produces the protein MNPSNLLAALTLVVLALLTWQLRWVLLVLFGAVVLAVALDVPVHHLIKHYRLPRPIALLVVLLIAMVGGLLAMQLLLPQLINQFEQLTTLLPALFRKVQTSLSNQPLLGELAQSLPDQFSWERIQPFGFQLLGVAGGAANGLVQVLLMSLLAVLLVLDPSAHRRMVIAATPRPARASMEDVLDQCRTALGGWLAGMTLSALAMFLCTWAGLAVLGIPLALLSALVCGLLTFVPTIGPTAATVLPLSLALMISPGTMLQVLVLRLALQNLEAFVLTPLLLRRTVNLLPTVALTSQLSLGALLGLPGVLLALPLVVVLQVGMEQVVVKQIMDRWT, from the coding sequence ATGAACCCAAGCAATCTGCTGGCAGCTCTCACCCTTGTGGTGCTTGCTCTGCTGACCTGGCAGCTGCGCTGGGTCCTGCTGGTGCTGTTCGGTGCAGTGGTCCTGGCTGTAGCCCTGGACGTCCCCGTTCACCATTTGATCAAGCACTACCGGCTACCCCGTCCAATCGCATTGCTTGTGGTGCTGCTGATCGCAATGGTTGGAGGACTACTGGCCATGCAGCTGCTGCTGCCTCAGTTGATCAACCAGTTCGAACAGCTCACGACCCTTCTGCCTGCGCTTTTCCGAAAAGTTCAGACCTCGCTATCCAATCAACCCTTGCTTGGAGAACTAGCGCAAAGCCTGCCCGACCAGTTCAGTTGGGAGCGTATTCAACCCTTCGGATTTCAATTGCTCGGCGTAGCTGGCGGAGCGGCCAACGGTCTGGTTCAAGTGCTGCTGATGAGTCTTCTGGCCGTGCTTCTTGTCCTGGACCCCTCGGCACACAGACGCATGGTGATCGCTGCAACACCGCGTCCAGCACGCGCATCCATGGAGGATGTGTTGGATCAGTGCCGCACCGCTCTGGGTGGCTGGCTGGCTGGCATGACCCTCTCTGCCCTGGCGATGTTTCTTTGCACCTGGGCAGGCCTAGCGGTTCTGGGCATTCCCTTAGCGCTGCTCTCTGCTTTGGTCTGTGGGTTGTTGACCTTCGTACCCACGATTGGGCCCACAGCAGCAACAGTTCTCCCTCTCAGTCTGGCGCTGATGATCTCCCCAGGAACAATGCTTCAGGTGTTAGTGCTACGGCTGGCACTGCAGAACCTGGAAGCCTTTGTTCTCACACCGCTGTTGCTCAGGCGGACTGTCAATCTGCTGCCAACGGTGGCCCTCACCTCCCAGCTGAGCCTGGGCGCTCTGCTGGGACTTCCTGGCGTGTTGCTGGCGCTGCCACTTGTGGTGGTGCTTCAGGTGGGAATGGAGCAGGTTGTGGTCAAGCAGATCATGGACCGCTGGACATAA
- a CDS encoding pyruvate dehydrogenase complex E1 component subunit beta, producing MAGTLLFNALREAIDEEMARDPHVCVMGEDVGHYGGSYKVTKDLCEKYGELRVLDTPIAENSFTGMAVGAAMTGLRPIVEGMNMGFLLLAFNQISNNMGMLRYTSGGNFTIPTVVRGPGGVGRQLGAEHSQRLEAYFHAVPGIKIVACSTPTNAKGLMKAAIRDNNPVLFFEHVLLYNLTEELPDGDYTCALDQADLVKEGSDITILTYSRMRHHCLKAVEQLEADGISVELIDLISLKPFDMETIARSIRKTHKVIVVEECMKTGGIGAELIALITEHCFDDLDARPIRLSSQDIPTPYNGNLENLTIIQPHQIVEAAQTIVRQGL from the coding sequence GTGGCAGGGACGCTTCTCTTTAACGCACTTCGCGAAGCCATCGATGAGGAAATGGCCCGTGATCCTCACGTTTGTGTGATGGGAGAGGACGTTGGCCATTACGGCGGCTCCTACAAAGTCACCAAAGATCTTTGCGAGAAATACGGCGAACTCAGGGTGCTCGATACCCCGATTGCTGAGAACAGTTTCACTGGCATGGCCGTGGGTGCAGCGATGACCGGCCTGAGGCCGATCGTGGAGGGCATGAACATGGGATTCCTGCTGCTGGCCTTCAATCAAATCTCCAACAACATGGGGATGTTGCGCTACACGAGCGGCGGCAATTTCACCATCCCAACAGTGGTTCGGGGGCCTGGCGGTGTCGGTCGACAGCTGGGAGCCGAGCACAGTCAGCGACTTGAGGCTTATTTCCACGCCGTACCAGGCATCAAGATCGTGGCCTGCAGCACGCCGACCAATGCAAAAGGCCTAATGAAAGCCGCGATCCGCGACAACAATCCGGTTTTGTTCTTCGAGCATGTACTCCTCTACAACCTCACCGAGGAGCTTCCGGACGGTGACTACACCTGTGCACTCGATCAGGCGGATCTGGTCAAGGAGGGCAGTGACATCACGATCCTCACTTATTCACGGATGCGGCATCACTGCCTCAAGGCTGTTGAGCAACTCGAAGCTGACGGAATCAGCGTTGAACTGATCGATCTGATCAGCCTCAAGCCCTTTGATATGGAGACGATTGCCCGGTCGATCCGTAAGACCCACAAAGTGATTGTGGTGGAAGAGTGCATGAAGACCGGCGGTATCGGTGCTGAGCTGATCGCTTTGATTACCGAGCACTGCTTCGATGATCTCGATGCACGGCCGATTCGGCTGTCGAGCCAGGATATTCCCACTCCCTACAACGGCAATCTCGAAAATCTGACCATCATTCAGCCGCACCAGATTGTGGAAGCGGCTCAGACCATTGTTCGTCAGGGGCTCTGA
- a CDS encoding class I SAM-dependent methyltransferase, whose protein sequence is MAPSFTEIAYRTMQQGRSLAGLVHKELSTKVMEVVAPDVVPKTEPVPSEMMDALRQSLDELHERDWRDSESGVYPQSLLFDIPWLEWAERYPRVWLDLPSNWARRRARDVKDIPDLANRDLYPDYYLQNFHHQTDGYLSDHSAELYDLQVDILFNGAADAMRRRILPSLQKGLKRFDGRAQGSLRILDVATGTGRTLHQIRAALPQATLVGVDLSEAYLRQANRWLNQSNRPLVQLVQGNAERMPFDDAGFQAITCVFLFHELPADARQAVLQDCFRLLEPGGVLVLADSVQLKDSPQFDVAMDNFRRVFHEPYYRNFISDDIDQRLEDAGFIDVQAESHFMTRVWTARKEDSPQHSDSLT, encoded by the coding sequence ATGGCGCCCAGTTTCACTGAAATCGCTTACCGGACGATGCAGCAGGGGCGCAGCCTCGCTGGGCTGGTTCACAAGGAACTGAGCACCAAGGTGATGGAAGTGGTGGCGCCTGACGTGGTGCCCAAAACGGAGCCTGTCCCCAGCGAAATGATGGATGCGCTGCGTCAGTCGCTTGACGAGCTGCACGAGCGGGACTGGCGGGATTCAGAGTCCGGGGTTTATCCCCAATCACTGCTGTTTGATATTCCCTGGCTGGAATGGGCTGAGCGCTACCCACGTGTGTGGCTAGATCTTCCTTCCAACTGGGCCAGAAGGCGTGCCAGAGACGTCAAAGACATTCCAGATCTGGCCAATCGAGATCTTTATCCGGATTATTACCTTCAGAATTTTCACCACCAGACCGATGGTTATCTCAGTGATCATTCCGCCGAGCTCTATGACCTTCAGGTCGACATTTTGTTTAATGGCGCTGCTGATGCCATGCGTCGCCGGATACTCCCTTCTCTGCAGAAGGGACTGAAACGATTCGATGGTCGTGCTCAGGGAAGCCTGCGCATCCTTGATGTTGCCACTGGCACTGGCAGAACATTGCATCAAATTCGTGCTGCACTGCCGCAAGCCACTCTTGTTGGCGTAGATCTTTCTGAGGCTTACCTACGCCAGGCCAATCGTTGGTTGAATCAATCCAACAGACCACTGGTACAGCTGGTTCAAGGCAACGCGGAACGGATGCCTTTCGATGATGCCGGCTTCCAGGCGATCACCTGCGTGTTCCTATTCCATGAACTGCCTGCCGATGCCCGGCAAGCAGTTCTGCAGGACTGTTTCCGACTGCTTGAACCGGGCGGAGTTCTGGTTTTGGCGGATTCAGTGCAACTGAAGGATTCTCCTCAGTTCGACGTTGCCATGGACAATTTCAGGAGAGTCTTTCACGAGCCCTACTACCGCAATTTCATCAGCGATGACATTGATCAACGCCTTGAAGATGCGGGCTTCATTGATGTGCAAGCCGAATCTCATTTTATGACGCGGGTGTGGACGGCCAGAAAGGAAGATTCACCTCAACACAGTGATTCCCTGACATAG
- a CDS encoding GUN4 domain-containing protein: MLSGRPPTTQLGIDQLLDRLVSGSPRQKRSTASALEKVSEELSGKADIALKAYSPDSDDWGAGWILQILQRHHPEALDAIQGVSVGWFQMPSSRGIDYSDLQRALLKEEFEEADRLTSCALRQLAGDQAVQRGYVYFSEVRPMEALDLTTIDRLWIAYSQGRFGFTVQARLLSALGGRYDRLWPKIGWKNDGVWTRYPGSFEWRMDAPEGHMPLVNQLRGVRLMDALLQHPGLASRS, translated from the coding sequence ATGCTTTCCGGACGACCTCCCACCACACAACTCGGCATTGATCAGTTGCTGGATCGACTGGTTTCGGGATCACCTCGACAGAAGCGTTCCACAGCATCAGCGTTGGAAAAGGTTTCAGAAGAGCTTTCAGGAAAAGCTGATATTGCCCTCAAGGCCTATTCACCAGACAGTGACGACTGGGGAGCTGGCTGGATTTTGCAGATCCTCCAGCGTCACCACCCCGAGGCTCTGGACGCCATTCAGGGCGTCTCCGTCGGTTGGTTTCAGATGCCCTCTTCGCGCGGGATCGACTATTCGGATCTCCAGCGTGCATTGCTGAAGGAAGAGTTTGAGGAAGCTGATCGCCTGACAAGCTGCGCCCTGCGACAACTGGCCGGTGACCAGGCGGTGCAACGGGGATACGTTTATTTCAGCGAGGTCCGTCCGATGGAGGCACTGGATCTGACTACCATCGACAGGCTTTGGATTGCCTACTCCCAGGGTCGCTTCGGGTTCACGGTTCAAGCGCGACTGCTCAGCGCACTCGGCGGGCGTTACGACAGGCTCTGGCCAAAGATTGGCTGGAAGAATGATGGTGTCTGGACCCGTTATCCCGGCAGTTTTGAGTGGCGCATGGATGCGCCTGAAGGACACATGCCACTGGTCAACCAACTCAGGGGTGTGCGCCTGATGGATGCGCTGCTACAGCATCCTGGTCTGGCCAGCAGGTCCTGA
- a CDS encoding ATP-binding protein: protein MFSRFLPSFRWADFILPSTFQLSPLMELLLEPVDCNETSCRLQLGLQEALVNAVRHGNAGDPRKCLRIRRILTPNWLIWQIQDEGDGLSSDARLGCLPDQVDANHGRGLFLMHQCFDDIRWSRRGNRVQLACRRPGSSQSAISAAGSQGLSTLP from the coding sequence ATGTTCAGCCGATTTCTACCTTCGTTCCGGTGGGCTGATTTCATCCTTCCGTCAACGTTTCAGCTCAGTCCATTAATGGAGCTGTTGCTGGAGCCTGTTGACTGCAATGAGACGTCGTGTCGTTTGCAGTTGGGTCTCCAGGAAGCGCTGGTGAATGCTGTGCGTCATGGCAATGCTGGAGATCCTCGCAAGTGCCTGAGAATCCGCCGCATTCTCACACCGAACTGGTTGATCTGGCAGATCCAAGATGAGGGTGATGGTCTATCAAGTGATGCACGACTGGGTTGTTTGCCGGATCAAGTTGATGCCAACCACGGGCGTGGTCTGTTTCTGATGCATCAATGTTTTGATGACATTCGCTGGAGCCGTCGTGGCAACAGGGTGCAGCTGGCCTGCCGACGGCCTGGATCCAGCCAATCGGCGATCAGTGCCGCGGGCAGCCAGGGTCTTTCAACTCTCCCCTGA
- a CDS encoding copper-binding protein, with protein MSNPFRIRWLRGWTFQIVFMEGKVQVEAHGFGICLRTALNSGESPSAAADRLVLAEDRRRRALYQAWIKGQTPRPLNEGQFQAQEPLQEAPDSLVVVDSSAVAA; from the coding sequence ATGTCGAATCCTTTTCGGATCCGCTGGTTGCGGGGATGGACCTTTCAGATCGTTTTCATGGAGGGCAAGGTCCAGGTCGAGGCTCACGGTTTTGGAATTTGCCTACGCACCGCATTGAATTCCGGGGAAAGTCCCTCCGCGGCTGCGGATCGTCTGGTGCTTGCTGAAGATCGTCGTCGTCGAGCTCTTTATCAGGCCTGGATCAAGGGCCAGACACCTCGACCCCTAAATGAAGGTCAGTTTCAGGCTCAAGAACCACTTCAGGAAGCACCCGACTCACTGGTTGTGGTTGATAGCTCTGCGGTGGCAGCCTGA
- a CDS encoding AI-2E family transporter, with translation MKFQHWLGLAALLASGLLLWNLREVLIHLFAAVVLAMAVCTLVGALRRRWTIQRPLALIICLLGLVLIVTIAVAVIIPPFFSQFQQLLQQLPAAARELQQIVLGWVNHASSVVYGAGASAGDRARLVPGDLSSLPNSTALASGVSGGIKGLLGLASNLGSGLIQLVFVIAVALMVAIQPESYRNVAIQLVPSFYRRRAKNILLQCGEALSSWMIGVLISSLCVGLLAGIGLSLLGVKLVMANALLAGLLNVIPNLGPTLSTVFPMSVALLDAPWKAVAVLGLYVVIQNVESYVITPSVMQHQVNLLPGLTLTAQFIFTVLFGPLGLLMALPLAVVMQVLIREIVIHDLLDPWKKRRATA, from the coding sequence GTGAAATTTCAGCACTGGCTCGGACTTGCGGCATTGCTGGCGTCTGGGTTGCTGCTCTGGAACCTCCGCGAAGTTCTGATTCATCTGTTCGCCGCTGTGGTTCTCGCCATGGCGGTATGCACTTTGGTCGGCGCGCTGCGCAGGCGTTGGACGATTCAGAGGCCATTGGCCCTGATCATCTGCCTACTTGGTCTGGTGTTGATCGTGACCATCGCGGTGGCCGTCATCATTCCGCCGTTCTTTAGTCAGTTTCAACAGTTGCTTCAGCAGCTTCCTGCTGCTGCTCGCGAGCTCCAACAGATCGTGTTGGGCTGGGTCAACCATGCTTCATCAGTTGTTTATGGAGCAGGTGCTTCAGCTGGTGACCGTGCTCGGCTCGTTCCTGGTGACCTGTCATCACTCCCCAACAGCACGGCTTTAGCTTCCGGAGTGAGTGGTGGAATCAAGGGTTTGCTGGGCCTTGCCAGCAATCTGGGCAGCGGGCTGATTCAGCTGGTGTTTGTGATTGCGGTGGCCCTGATGGTGGCGATTCAGCCGGAGTCCTATCGCAATGTGGCGATTCAATTGGTGCCTTCCTTTTACCGAAGACGCGCCAAAAATATCCTTTTGCAATGTGGGGAAGCCCTGAGCAGCTGGATGATTGGTGTGCTGATCAGTTCGCTGTGCGTGGGGCTGTTGGCTGGAATCGGATTATCCCTGCTTGGCGTGAAATTAGTGATGGCCAACGCTCTGCTGGCTGGATTGCTCAACGTCATTCCCAATTTGGGGCCCACCCTAAGCACCGTGTTTCCAATGTCTGTAGCTCTGCTTGACGCTCCCTGGAAGGCAGTTGCAGTCCTCGGTCTCTACGTGGTGATCCAGAACGTTGAGAGCTACGTCATCACTCCTTCGGTGATGCAACACCAGGTGAACCTGCTTCCTGGCCTCACTCTGACGGCTCAGTTCATTTTTACGGTGCTATTTGGACCACTCGGTCTGTTGATGGCTCTGCCTCTGGCGGTCGTCATGCAGGTGTTGATCAGAGAAATCGTGATCCATGACCTGTTGGACCCCTGGAAGAAGCGTCGCGCGACCGCATGA
- a CDS encoding flavin reductase family protein — protein MSLDLDAKKTLLRKIPHGLFICGVAEGDEVNGFTASWVTQGSFEPPLVVMGVRADSTSNGMIKRTRRFSLNVLAADQKNLAATFFKPQSAVGGRFEAAPFELGSLGLPLLKDALGGVECELVGELAHGDHTVFIGEVKTAVLHRDGDALELSTTGWQYGG, from the coding sequence ATGTCGCTTGATCTGGACGCCAAGAAGACACTGTTGCGGAAAATTCCCCATGGGTTGTTCATCTGTGGCGTCGCCGAGGGTGATGAAGTGAACGGATTTACCGCTAGCTGGGTCACGCAGGGATCGTTCGAGCCGCCTCTGGTGGTCATGGGTGTGCGTGCCGATAGCACCAGCAACGGCATGATCAAGCGCACACGTCGTTTTTCTTTGAACGTGCTGGCCGCCGACCAGAAGAATCTGGCTGCGACTTTCTTTAAGCCCCAGTCTGCAGTGGGTGGCCGTTTTGAGGCCGCACCCTTTGAGCTCGGCTCACTTGGGTTACCGCTCCTGAAGGACGCACTGGGTGGTGTTGAGTGCGAACTGGTGGGTGAGCTTGCTCACGGAGATCACACCGTATTCATCGGTGAGGTGAAGACAGCGGTGCTGCACCGCGATGGCGATGCGCTTGAACTCAGTACCACCGGATGGCAATACGGCGGTTAA
- the secD gene encoding protein translocase subunit SecD: protein MARQQGWFALILALAIAAAAVLSSFPLQLGLDLRGGSQLTLEVQPAGEITTIGAEQMEAVKAVLDRRVNGLGVAESTLQTVGDDQLVLQLPGVTDPTRAADVLGSTALLEFRAQKEGTQEEVDSLRQLRAQLLSLLATRSADEAPELDPVEQDELAKRQQELGLDGTAETETEQLEQLLARTNQEILDRFEPTAFTGKQLISAGRQQQQSGSGWEVTLNFNAEGGEKFAELTQSIAGTGRLLGIVLDGELISEASVGPQYKAAGISGGTASISGNFTAEDARDLEVQLRGGSLPLPVEILEVRTIGPSLGAENVRRSLIAALSGLVLVGIFMLLIYRLAGAVAVMALSLYALFNLAVYALIPVTLTLPGIAGFILSIGMAVDANVLIFERIKDELRRGNTLIRSIETGFSEAFSSIVDGHLTTLISCAALFFLGTGLVKGFAATLGIGVLLSLFTALTCTRTLLRFLMSYQGLRRPTNFLPARQLPTTAS, encoded by the coding sequence ATGGCCCGCCAACAGGGCTGGTTTGCCCTCATTCTTGCGCTCGCCATCGCGGCAGCAGCAGTTCTTTCCAGTTTCCCACTCCAGCTCGGGCTTGATTTGCGTGGGGGCAGTCAGCTCACACTTGAGGTCCAGCCTGCAGGAGAGATCACCACCATCGGCGCAGAACAGATGGAAGCGGTGAAGGCCGTGCTCGATCGCCGCGTCAACGGTCTCGGTGTGGCTGAATCAACTTTGCAGACCGTGGGCGACGACCAACTGGTTCTACAGCTTCCCGGCGTCACTGATCCCACTCGGGCTGCCGATGTTCTTGGTAGTACCGCTCTACTTGAGTTCAGGGCGCAGAAGGAAGGAACGCAGGAGGAAGTGGATAGTTTGCGCCAGCTGAGAGCCCAGCTGCTCAGTCTGCTGGCCACGCGTTCAGCGGATGAGGCGCCTGAGCTCGACCCCGTCGAGCAAGACGAGCTCGCGAAACGTCAGCAAGAACTGGGTCTTGATGGAACTGCCGAGACGGAGACGGAACAACTGGAACAGTTGTTGGCGCGAACCAATCAGGAAATTCTTGATCGATTTGAACCCACTGCCTTCACAGGCAAACAACTGATCAGTGCAGGGCGTCAGCAACAACAGAGCGGCTCTGGCTGGGAAGTGACACTGAATTTCAATGCTGAGGGTGGCGAGAAATTCGCTGAACTCACCCAGTCGATTGCCGGAACAGGGCGCCTGCTCGGCATCGTTCTCGATGGTGAACTGATCAGTGAAGCCAGTGTTGGACCCCAGTACAAAGCCGCCGGAATTTCAGGAGGTACTGCGTCAATCTCTGGCAACTTCACGGCAGAAGATGCCCGTGACCTCGAAGTTCAGCTGCGGGGAGGTTCGTTGCCCTTGCCGGTTGAAATCCTTGAAGTGCGCACCATCGGACCATCCCTTGGTGCAGAGAACGTGCGTCGCAGCCTGATCGCCGCCCTTTCAGGTCTTGTATTGGTTGGCATTTTTATGTTGCTGATCTATCGACTCGCAGGCGCTGTCGCGGTGATGGCCCTCAGCCTCTACGCACTCTTCAACCTTGCGGTCTACGCCCTGATTCCTGTCACGCTGACGCTGCCTGGCATCGCTGGGTTCATCCTCAGCATTGGCATGGCGGTGGATGCCAATGTGCTGATTTTCGAGCGTATTAAGGACGAACTCCGTCGCGGCAACACCCTGATCCGTTCGATTGAAACGGGTTTCTCTGAGGCGTTTTCATCGATTGTGGATGGCCACCTGACCACATTGATTAGTTGTGCCGCTCTCTTCTTCCTCGGCACCGGTCTGGTGAAGGGCTTCGCGGCGACGCTCGGCATCGGTGTTCTGCTGAGCCTCTTCACGGCTCTGACCTGTACACGCACGCTGTTGCGCTTTCTGATGAGCTATCAGGGCTTGCGGCGTCCGACAAATTTCCTGCCAGCAAGGCAACTCCCTACGACAGCGTCCTGA
- the mnmH gene encoding tRNA 2-selenouridine(34) synthase MnmH produces MSGMGNSIVTGLSNFRTAKGTIVDVRTPSEFAQGHWPGAVNIPLFTDDQRHQVGLNYKQEGRLAAIQLGLKLCGPSLAELSVALTVAAAGPSNPLRIYCWRGGMRSNSMGWLAGLSDHPVMVLEGGYKSYRRWVLDRFDQVWPLRVLGGRTGTGKTDLLLELHQQGVGVIDLEGLASHRGSSFGNLGLPPQPTSEHYENKLAECLERLRHKRVQEIWLEAESIQVGRCRIPKGLFDQMQTSPVLEIQRSDQERVERLVKVYSCHEQAELRQATERIQKRLGPQRTRQAIEAIDAQKWDVACEAMLNYYDSCYDRELERSPARSSVNLQGLDSKQAARLLLDQGHVIPGIST; encoded by the coding sequence ATGTCAGGCATGGGCAACAGCATCGTGACCGGTCTCAGCAACTTCCGCACAGCAAAGGGGACCATCGTGGATGTGAGAACACCCTCGGAATTTGCTCAAGGTCACTGGCCAGGGGCTGTCAACATCCCACTGTTCACCGATGATCAGCGTCATCAAGTAGGCCTGAACTACAAACAAGAGGGTCGGCTGGCCGCGATCCAACTTGGCTTGAAGCTCTGCGGCCCCTCCCTGGCCGAGTTGTCGGTTGCTCTGACAGTGGCTGCCGCTGGACCCTCAAATCCCCTGAGGATTTACTGCTGGCGTGGAGGAATGCGGTCCAACAGCATGGGCTGGCTGGCTGGGCTGAGCGATCACCCCGTCATGGTGCTTGAGGGCGGGTACAAGAGCTATCGCCGATGGGTCCTGGATCGATTCGACCAGGTCTGGCCATTGAGGGTGCTCGGTGGCAGAACAGGTACTGGCAAGACCGATCTGCTTCTGGAACTGCACCAACAAGGCGTTGGCGTGATTGATCTTGAGGGTCTCGCCAGTCACCGCGGCAGCAGTTTCGGCAATCTGGGGCTGCCGCCACAACCCACAAGCGAGCACTACGAAAACAAACTCGCGGAATGCCTGGAGAGGCTGCGTCACAAAAGAGTTCAGGAGATCTGGCTGGAAGCCGAAAGCATCCAGGTAGGCCGCTGCAGGATTCCCAAAGGATTATTTGATCAGATGCAAACGTCTCCGGTCCTGGAAATTCAGCGGAGTGACCAGGAGCGGGTGGAGCGACTTGTGAAGGTCTACTCGTGTCATGAGCAGGCTGAACTACGGCAAGCAACAGAACGGATACAGAAACGGCTTGGTCCCCAGCGCACCCGTCAGGCGATTGAAGCAATCGATGCCCAGAAGTGGGATGTGGCCTGCGAAGCGATGCTCAACTACTACGACAGCTGTTATGACCGAGAACTTGAGCGTTCTCCGGCAAGATCCTCGGTGAATCTCCAAGGACTCGACAGCAAACAAGCAGCCAGATTGCTTCTGGATCAAGGGCACGTCATCCCTGGGATCTCGACCTAA
- a CDS encoding DUF6439 family protein, whose protein sequence is MSAKKWPEHSIEQALTLHQSLSISDREWHRLKSDADRRGAELLSAALAQLLQNGRNDDVEALTKQALGWIRGELKDPGCPRH, encoded by the coding sequence GTGTCCGCAAAAAAATGGCCAGAACACTCGATTGAGCAGGCCCTGACTCTGCATCAGAGCCTCAGCATCAGTGATCGTGAATGGCACAGACTTAAGTCAGATGCGGATCGACGCGGAGCAGAATTGCTGTCAGCAGCACTTGCACAACTGCTCCAGAACGGACGCAATGATGACGTTGAAGCTTTAACAAAGCAGGCTTTGGGTTGGATCAGGGGAGAGTTGAAAGACCCTGGCTGCCCGCGGCACTGA
- the psb28 gene encoding photosystem II reaction center protein Psb28, with protein sequence MSEGGKAAIQFFRGTDEPVIPDIRMTRSRDGRTGQAIFIFEEPQALAPETMEAIAGMWMVDEEGEMVTREVNGRFVNGKAFALEATYTWKSEADFERFMRFAQRYADSNGMGYSQNSGDNDASEEGTDG encoded by the coding sequence ATGTCAGAAGGTGGCAAGGCGGCGATTCAGTTCTTCCGCGGCACAGACGAGCCGGTAATTCCAGACATCCGCATGACGCGCAGCCGGGATGGTCGTACCGGGCAGGCCATCTTCATTTTCGAGGAACCGCAGGCACTCGCACCAGAAACGATGGAAGCGATTGCCGGAATGTGGATGGTGGACGAAGAGGGTGAAATGGTGACCCGTGAAGTGAATGGCCGTTTTGTGAACGGCAAGGCTTTTGCTCTGGAAGCCACCTACACCTGGAAAAGCGAAGCGGATTTCGAACGCTTTATGCGCTTTGCGCAACGTTATGCGGATTCAAACGGCATGGGTTATTCCCAGAATTCCGGCGACAATGACGCCAGTGAGGAAGGAACAGACGGGTGA
- the secF gene encoding protein translocase subunit SecF gives MAFNSPGTEERPLRLPLTTRRRQVWLVSAVCVLLSLLGIVRSWTDPQIGLPLRPGLDFTGGTQIQLERSCSESCDQLRTSAVEDALQQVNLPIQDGKPLPKLENARVQLLDRGQSIVLRMPALSAGQGQAVIEALVPVAGPFQTGGQSVDTIGPSLGGQLLRSSLISLLVAFAGIALYITVRYDPRYAFLALVALAHDVVIVCGIFAWLGLATGLEVDSLFAVALLTIAGYSVNDTVVVFDRIRERQRMDADLPLSMQIDRAVSATLTRTIYTSGTTLLPLVALILFGGSTLYWFAIALALGVIVGSWSSIALAPSLLSIWPSRSGAAASA, from the coding sequence ATGGCTTTCAATTCACCTGGAACTGAAGAGCGACCTCTGCGCTTGCCACTGACCACCCGGCGACGGCAGGTCTGGCTGGTATCGGCTGTCTGTGTGCTGCTGAGTCTGCTGGGGATCGTGCGCAGCTGGACCGATCCTCAGATTGGTCTGCCTCTGAGGCCGGGGCTTGATTTCACAGGAGGAACCCAGATTCAGCTGGAGCGCAGCTGTTCGGAATCCTGTGACCAGCTCAGAACCAGTGCTGTCGAGGATGCGCTTCAACAGGTCAATCTTCCAATTCAGGATGGAAAGCCACTGCCCAAGCTGGAGAATGCTCGGGTTCAGCTCCTCGATCGAGGACAGTCGATTGTGTTGCGCATGCCAGCGCTCTCTGCGGGCCAGGGGCAGGCTGTCATTGAAGCGCTTGTGCCGGTTGCCGGTCCGTTTCAGACGGGTGGTCAATCAGTCGACACCATTGGCCCCAGCCTTGGTGGACAGCTGTTGCGCAGCAGTCTGATTTCGCTGCTGGTTGCTTTCGCGGGCATTGCTCTCTACATCACTGTTCGCTACGACCCTCGTTACGCCTTTCTGGCCTTGGTGGCCCTGGCTCATGACGTCGTGATTGTCTGCGGCATTTTTGCTTGGCTCGGACTCGCTACCGGACTGGAGGTTGACAGCCTTTTTGCTGTTGCCTTGCTCACTATCGCCGGCTATTCCGTGAATGACACGGTTGTCGTTTTCGACAGAATTCGCGAGCGCCAGCGCATGGACGCTGACCTTCCTCTCTCTATGCAGATTGACCGTGCTGTTTCAGCCACGCTGACCAGAACGATTTACACCAGTGGGACCACACTTCTCCCCTTGGTTGCCCTCATCTTGTTCGGGGGGTCAACCCTCTACTGGTTTGCCATTGCTCTGGCACTTGGTGTGATCGTTGGCAGCTGGTCCAGCATTGCCCTGGCTCCATCTCTTTTGAGCATCTGGCCATCTCGGTCCGGTGCAGCTGCCAGTGCCTGA